The DNA sequence TACGCGCGCGTGGGACTCCTTGAGGCGGCACTGAGCGAGACTATCGGCGACAGGAGGTTCATTCCGTACATCCAGCTTCACGAGTTCGAGGCTCTGCTGTTTGCCGATCCGCAGAAGCTTGACACTCAGTTCCCGGATCGACCGTCGGCTATTGAGCAACTCGTCAAGACCGCGAGAGAAGTCGATTCACCGGAGCTGGTCGACGATGGGCCGACCACCGCGCCGTCGAAGCGAATATCTGCGGCAATACCGGAATACGACCGTCGAAAGGCTTCTGCTGGTCCAATCGTTGCCGCAAAGATCGGATTGCCGGTGCTCCAAACGCAGTGCCGGCATTTCCGGGAATGGCTGGAGCGGCTCACCAGCGTGAAGGTCGATAGTCGCCTGTAGCGAGGCGCCTG is a window from the Acidobacteriota bacterium genome containing:
- a CDS encoding DUF4276 family protein, whose amino-acid sequence is MYLRLNFIVEGQTEERFVNTVLREHFADRSIVAVAHCVTTRRERRAEDRRYRGGLTTYQHARDDIRRWVRGDGGRDARFTTMFDLYKLPADFPGYAEAAKVSDPYARVGLLEAALSETIGDRRFIPYIQLHEFEALLFADPQKLDTQFPDRPSAIEQLVKTAREVDSPELVDDGPTTAPSKRISAAIPEYDRRKASAGPIVAAKIGLPVLQTQCRHFREWLERLTSVKVDSRL